AGCatttatgatattattataactaTGTTTAGGTAGTACTACAttactatttactattattcaaattttatcaataattttttttactaattttcactactattaacaactattcaatattttaatcattattttctcactattatttaatattttattattattcataaatcattTGGATAAGCTGAGTATCCAAATGTACCCTAATCGTTAATGgtatttgtgtttttctaaTAATGTTTCTCTTAtcttaaatcttttttatttactattatattaaataatacgaCGTATTTTAAATGACATATTAATAAAAGTGTTGTAAACCatgttgaattgtatgaccacatttatctagtcgtcaaatgcatagtgctagcatagtgagctagcatagtccccctttgtacgcctatatatatcgttaaattctttaagaaagatataagtttgatatatagatcaataagaatttcctctctcgctctctctcaatctcttgaaattctcttatttttcattgagtttataacacgttatcagcacgatgcaaaaagaaaaaaaattcttccacCTCTAGCTCCTTCCGGAGATCACTACCCTCAAATCTTTCTCTCACCATGTTGGTCTCATTCGAACCGTTTTGCTGCGTTGCGGTTTTTCACTTTGCGAGGGGTTCGAATCCTCGTCCAGGTGGCTCAAGTTCTGGGTTTTTAAGCCGTAAATGACTCGGCCTCTCACGATTGAAACCCGGTAGAAGGGTTCTCTGGGATCGCCCATATTTCCTCTCTCTCGGATTTCTCTCTCAAGACCATGTTCAGCTTTTCACGCCGCTAAAGGCTACTAAGAAAAAGGGCAGATTTGTAATTCGAAAACCATAACAGTCAAAGCTCCGAGGCGCGGTTCCGACCGGATCAACAGCGCCGTGAATCGTCCAAACGCGCCCTCGCTCTCTCCCGCTCTTCTTCAAGAAACAGTTACGGAGACCGCGATCAACACTGCCCCGGAGAATATAAATGGCCTGCGACGGCCGAAGCGGCTGGTGCATCGATTGCTCATGTGACCGACAAGGGGCTGAACGAGTAGGCCTAAGAGCGGGCCGCACAGCCATATGATGCTGGCCTAGGCGTGAGGGATACCAAGCTCCTGCACGTAGGGAGTGAGGAGAGATAGCTGCAGCGCCCACCCAAACTGACCCATGACTGGAGCGTGGAGACACCCACTGCAGTTCCTTAATGATCCTCAACAACAGGCGCACGTAAGGGAGTTTTCGGAGTCCAGATCTCCATGCAAAAGGTTCAGATCTGTTGGGTTTTGTTTTGTCTTCAAATCCAAAAGAAACCCAAACAAGCAAGATGATGATGTCGGCAACTGTACCAAAATAAGTATCGGATGATCATTGACCCGCACGAAGATCATCTCCAAACGCGATCAGGAGCTCACCTGGAAGTGAGCATTGAGAGAGAGGGTGAAACTGACCACCGGCCTTCCAAAGCAATCCGGACCCTTCTCGGGCTACTGGACCTCTTTTTCTAAATTGGTTGGCTCTACACGTCAACCATTTGCCGTGATTTTCGTGGAAACAAGTTTTTAAGACTTTAACATGTGGAGCCGTTTATAAAGGACTTTCGTGGTGGGGACAAAACTTTAATAGACTTTGACAAATTCTTTAATAGTGGCTGACAAGATGATAAGAGATGATTATCTCGTGTCCATCAACAATacacctttaaaaaaaaaaaaaacatgtttatttgttggattatttttgttAGGCGGCTAGCTAAATAGTTAGACTTTTCTTAATTCTCCTTGACCATTTGACATGTTTACTTGTTGGATTATGCTTGTCAAGGCAGCTAGCTGGACAGTTGGACTTTTCTTCAAAGTTTTTGAGCAATAAGTGGAGTTGGTAACACACGCAAAAGGCTCTCACATGATAAGGTTCTCATGGAGAGCTGGATGATTTTTAAGTTAGTGATCTTCTATTTCAAGCAGCTAGCTGGACAGTTGGACTTTTCTTCAAAGTTTTTGAGCAATAAGTGGAGTTGGTAACACACGCAAAAGGCTCTCACATGATAAGGTTCTCATGGAGAGCTGGATGATTTTTAAGTTAGTgatcttctatttcaagtaagttttcaatatattatttgcaatcaCTAAGATAAATATTGaagattatattcattattattacttgataaattctatatttattcacatagtttatatacaagttttatttatttatttatacttgttataaattattaatgatatgatttatctgagaatggaaatggagcatccctgaaggatcgccctaaatcaataattttattgagtacctcatagtttaaatgagtgatatgtgtaccaaaagctcattatgatttatgcacttgaaattgcataattgaaattgtagaaagaatatatatttgaatgaacgtctcgaatgtgctcctgaagtagcaatatcgagtatgctcctgaagcagcaatatgaaatgcaaatgttcacaatatattctaaatttatatatgatctttCAGTGACTgtgcaaaataatgagcttttgataagaataattaatcacgtcttactagatctacatcattccctgaagtgaatgataatgaatttatatcattctattccctgaagtgaaaagaataatgcgttttattcaaagaaattaagagattggacgtgataatgaatatcttttcggacCAGAAGCTCATATTGGAAAAGATGtaaactttctctttgagatgatattatacaaattattaaatcaaatattatggtgcatcaaaaggtgatatgattcaaaatatttgtatcttttaatggttatcttgatcatccaaaatcaattacgataagttgaatgattttcatatggacatccataaaagaaccagaagattcttttactataaaatcttaccaccagaagtggaaagaaaaatttgccagaagcaaataagatgaaataattcgacgttatcttgattatcatatgtgaatcagaagttcagatgataattaaattttggatgcaataagataaaaatgtctcatattctagctgctaaaatcccagcgatgattgaagtccctgtaggacaatttagaaatttagcagtctgaaagcatgtgagacctatAGATACAAAAGGTACTGTATCTCAAAAGAGtaaagcacaaataatttggtgcttctgaagaggccatacccacagaacaagcaataaagtccatccaaattttctgtataaaattctcctatataaactcttgaagagtataaatctcctgaagagtgcctcctgaagaggtttttcatgaaaatgtcttcccttgaagagggacaggtacctgaaaataacgagatctcgttacatttcatgaataatggagaaattatggatagaaataaaattgttatcgacaatgtatttccatatgagatggcaattgacattaccagaagtaatgatgaaagtgaatcaagaatcgtcgaagaatacgacgtaaaatattgaccaaatttgaaagaaacaattcctgcaaaattgattcactagtaaaatatgatgcatcgagacttatagtccaaaaacctaaagaggtgatgcttgttgaatgtcagtgggtatttataaaaaggaaataaaaatgtgatatataaatcacgagtcagtttctcaattcctgcagaattgatatcactaagtaaaatgtgataaatatggacctgaaatccaaacacctaaataggtgattttttttgttaaatatcagtggatatttatatacatgatataaaaagcctgaaacttttaatatgaaaatgtgatatagaaatcacaagttagtttctcgaagaaacaatattgatatgattttaatggttgaaatcatattgagatttttattagcttgaaagttaccgagagtttggatatgcatgattaactgcattatatttatatggatcattggatcatgatatatatatgaaaatccctgaaggatagaaaatgtctgaaacttctaatatgaatacatctggaaatatgtattctatcaagtttcaaagatccttatatgatccttatatgtattctatcaagctattattgcagtttatatatatgatttaaatgtcattgaggctctagaagagctcatgaaactgcacatatttgaaatataaatctgaaacccttgcggcttcaaggggaagatggatgatgttattagtcatgaaataccatcttttaaatacaattagtatttcaagaTTCATATTATAGGTttgataagaagtgtgcattattaaagaagaaataaaatgaaacacacagaacatctaccagaagatagaaacacaaatatgaatatttgtgaaatattattttattatcttgaagcaagaattacagaaatttaaggcactttgcctcattcttcaaatgctcttgttcttcaagaatctgcatgtcatccctatctaaagcggtgggcaatcgaaaagaagatttaagcaaagattttaaattcctattctctttctttattgattctatcttcatgttggactccagaagaagtcgctgaagtatagcaatattctcgtggagatagtcaactccacaagttctggattgcagtcgctgagaaaatgcgacaatggatgatgagtatcgggtaccgagactcacaagctcatagatagcttcattatctgacctatgagtcagatcattacattgcatgatagcacctgtggtagaagcaggaacagctgatgaacgaggtgcagagtacctcatatattggccatgagaagatcgctgagccattgcagagtaaaaatgtagagagagattgcagagtaaaattgcagtatgattacagaaaagtgaagaagatgagatgcgaatgaagatgagctgaatatctcttttatagagaaaattatgatacaacatctctcgtgaagcaagagaaaagagatggaatatagcttcatagctctgcggcgcctgacagctgaggcgcctgacagctgcagcacctaacagcacgcctgacagctgcagtACCTGaaagcacgcctgacacctacagaggagttgaaaatctgcggtgcttgtctgatcttaaaaagctggccaccgtttttattaaaaatgaggttagcagtttaatgttgatgaattctccactaactgtgttatttacaagaactccagaagagtacaactccagaagagtagtgatcagcagaaagatccagttagttggatgtacaaatgcgagttatctttcagatacacacaaaaagatcattgcaattcatgagaagaaagttgaaattgatatcaagaaggggaagtaatgtcttgaagacttgtgctgattgtactctttttccttcgctaaggttttatcccactgggttttcctttgcaagattttaatgaggcaatcctaaagcattcGGCGATACaaatgaatactgtactctttttccttcgccattagttttttttcccacagggtttttctttggcaaggttttaacgaggcatattctttaaatatggtcatccaaaggggaagtgttgtAAACCATGTTGAATTGTATGATCACATTTATCTAGTTGTCAAatgtatagtgctagcatagtgagctagcatagtccccctttgtatgcctatatatatcgttaaattctttaagaaagatataagtttgatatatagatcaataagaatttcctctctcgctctctctcaatctcttgaaattctcttatttttcattgagtttataacaaaaagaattatattCAACAGTCCtatattacataattatttgtattattattattttttttctcgaCAGATGTTTGGTACATGGCTGCTAAATGGAACTCTTTTATTAATCATTCCAGTGGTAACGACGTGACACATATGATGGGAAATtacattataaaaatataattatttgtttgtcttttaaaaataataattaagaaacgATTATTTGCATAAAAGTTAGTGGAGGGTTGACCACAAAGGCTTATTTTGTAATTTCACTAAAAACATAGAAACAAATTCCCATCTAAAAAATGAAAGTACAATGAAGTCTATTTTATATTCTTGTTAGGTTGTCAACTTCGCGGTACCTACAAAGAGAATTTTCATTCGGTATCTCAAATATCGAATttcttatcatttaaaaaaatatttaaagatttcATCCTAAATCATTCTTATcccatttttcattttggagTTTTCATTTTGGAGTTTAGGGATGGAGTTGTTACAATaaatctttaaatataaaaatttactatttgtctctaaattatttttatattgataaaattatttataattaaatttataaaaggaagtgagagaaaaatgtaataaagaaataataaaaaaatgttattttaataaaataaaaaaaatataaaaaatgagatgtaaaaaatttttaaaaaataaataaaatttaaaaggaaatttttaaaaatatataattttataggaAATAGAACGTGAATGCTTTAACACGAAAAgacaaaaatatagaaaaatgaaagaacaatCAACTCTTTTATCTTCTCGATCCGACTTCCAACGTCTATAAACCAAGGACAATGAACTCTTATCTTCTCTAACTACATCGTCTCTTTCCGTCGTTCCAACGCCTACAAATCTAGAGATCACGATTCtgcaatataatagtattaagcCCGGCCGGCTGCTCatgtttttttatctttttcgtCGTCCGGCTGCTTATTGTTGACCCTTACCAAGAAGATACtgcaatataataattttaaaccCGGCTGCTAATTCTGACCAAGAAAGGCAGTATATCAATACATAACATGTATTGAAGATAGAGAAATCGAACTCCCTTCCCTGCCGCCGCTAAATCAATTTCCATGGAAAACGGTAAGGTTTTGCATGTGGCAGTTTTCCCATGGCTAGCCGTTGGCCACCTCGTACCCTTCATGCGCCTATCCAAGTACTTAGCCCAAAAGGGTCACAGAGTTTCCTTCATTTCCACCTGTCGGAACATTAGCAGGCTTCCCAAAATACCTCCGAATCTCTCCTCTCTAATAAACCTCGTCAGCCTGCCTTTGCCCAAAGTCGATGGTTTACCCGACCGGGCCGAGTCCTCAGCGGACGTACCCCACAACAAGCAACAGTTGCTGAAAAGGGCTTTCGATTTACTGGATTCTCCATTGGCTAACTTCCTTGAAGCCTCGAGGCCCGATTGGATTATCTACGACTATCCCTCTCACTGGCTTCCCCGACTTGCCGCTCAGTTCGGTGTCTCACGCGCCTACTTCAGCCTCTTCACCGCTGCGTGTCTATCTTTTATAGGCCCATCCGAGGTGCTTATCGACACCGATCCTAGATCGACTGCCGAGGATTTCTCGGTAGTCCCGAAATGGATCCCGTTTCCCTCCAACGTGGTGTATCGGGTTCACGAGATATCAAAGAACGTGGATGGCTCGAGCGGAAACGAGTCCGGCACATCAGATGTCATCCGCTTTGGTATTGCCGCTGCGGAGAGTGATGTCGTGGCTATTAGGACTAGTGCCGAACTTGAACCGGAATGGTTGAATTTGCTAGCTGAGCTTTACCGGAAACCTCTGCTTCCGATTGGGTTTTTGCCTCCGGTTatggaggatgaagaggaggaggagaacgATGCGAGATGGGTTTATATCGAAGAGTGGTTGGACAAACAGAGAGTTAACTCAGTCGTTTACGTTGCACTGGGGACTGAGGCAACTCTGAGTCCGCAAGAACTGAACGAGTTGGGTCTTGGGTTGGAGGAGTCTGGTTTACCGTTCTTTTGGGTGCTGAGGAACGCGTTGGCTCAGAACGAGTTACCAGCTGGGTTCGAGGAGCGAGTTAGGGACCGCGGAATTGTTCATGTTGGGTGGGTCCCGCAGGTGAAGATATTGAGCCACGAGTCGGTCGGGGGCTTCTTGACTCACTGTGGTTGGAACTCGGTCGTAGAGGGGCTTGGGTTTGGCCGAGTTCTGGTTCTATTACCTGTGTTAAATGACCAAGGGCTCAATGCTAGGTTGTTGCAGGGGAAGAAACTTGGGGTGGAGATTAACAGAGATGAGCGAGACGGATCATTTACTCGTGAGTCAGTAGCGGAGTCAGTGAGGTTGGCAATGGTGTACGAAGCCGGCGAGTACTTGAGGGACAGGGCAAAGGAAGTGAAGGGTTTGTTTGGGGATAAGGATAAGAATGATCATCTTGTGGCCGGCTTTATTCGTTTCCTTGAAGAGAATAGGTTGTGAAACACAGAAATATCGACAAGCAGCAGGAAGACACAGGAAAGTCAAACTCGGCattaaaaattcaatatttgatTTAGGATATATTATTATGAAGAATAAAAGttcttttaattttagtaaATCAGTCATGAATAAAGTCCTTTGAAGTTGAACCAAATCGTGTCATATTTTAGTTGGCATTTAGGCAGACATCTATTTGGGAGCAAGACAAGAGGAGGTGGGTATAATATGTTATGTTGTTTGGCTGTGACCATCAGGTTGGTTGTATGttatttttgaaactttttttttttaatttttaatttttatatatataattaagcaaATGGGCCTATTCGCTATCACCACCACTTCCCTACACCCGAACACAATTGTTAATTTTAGTGAAACAGACGTTGATTCTACCTTTCTTGGTGGGAACACAGGAAATGGACTCTAAAACCGATGCATGCAACCCGAGGTAAACACCGGGCTTGTCCCCAAGCCGACCTGAATATCTCTATTTAAGGCGCCAATAGAGGCGAACGGCTGGACCACGAACATCGAAGTGCGCAGTTGAGAGTGGGCAAATCTGGACCTCGTGGAGAAGCAACAGAGGCAAACGATGACCACAAATAGCGAGTTGGCTAGAGTCTGAGTagattaaaaactaaaatttgtGATCACTTTCATTGGTTTCGGCCGATATAATACATAGCCAACCCATTGTTCCACTTGACCCGATAAAACTGATTTTTGTCATGTGGGCCAATAGCAGGTCTTGCGGTTAGATCGGCCCAGGGCCTTTAATGTATTGGCCTACTAAAACCAGTCCATGTCTTGCGTTGCCCAGGTGTCGTTCATCTGAAGTTGTAGAAAAATCACATGCAAGAGACTTTTACCATGATGTTCCACGAATTATGAGCTGTAGGACCAGTTTCAATATCTCagctaaaaataataataaataaataaataaataaaagaaaaaaacaagaaaggaaaaaaacactTCGAAGTAATCAATCTACAAACCCCAAGAGACATATGGAATCTAGAAATGAGAATAACAATGTTAATTGTACCTTATAGCTAAGCGGTTAGAGGAAACAAgtacaactaaaataaaaaactgaaaatttgGATACTTTGAGCTGATGCTGTAGACAATAAGCAATCTCAACCACAAAATTCTAACTGGAAAAGGGAAAGGGGAGAGAGATCGTATTTGCTTTTCAAGAAGGCATCAAACCCTACTTGTatatctttttctcttcttttggaCAAGTCATTGGAAGCATCTATACAATGTTTTCGAGGGTTACAATTgctatttgaaaagaaaaaaaagctgAAATGCTGCTATTCCTAATACACAATATTTGTATTCTGAACTATACATTTAATGTTCACAAAATGTGTTTAACACCTAATTCCTGACTGCCCTGACTGACTGTTTTGGAGATGGAGATGAAACAATGAATGAGTTTGTGATCCTACATTTCATGGCATCATGGAAACAGTTCTTCTGAGAAATCGGAAAGTTCTGCAGACGTCACAGTTTAAAGAAATAAGTCAACTTCCAAACTGCTCCAAGCAATGTTGATGGAATTGTGTACATCCTTTCACTGTCTTCACACCCAACAGTTAAGAAAGATCTTTCCAATTGGATAAAGTTTTAAGGGTCTGAACTCTCAACATTTAATGGATACGGCTTGACATTTTGCAATATTTAGCAGATGCCCTGAAAGACAAAGGgaaaagaaacccaaaaaaacaagaaaaaaagaagcgaATTCTGTAAGGGATTTGACAATCaatgcatcatttttttattaagtaaaaaatttattaagatCAATAGGCGTAGCCAAGTACACtagatgtatacaagagaaaaacaTCATCGTTAACTTCATTCAAAACAAAATGAGCAAGCAAAGCAAAGTGTAATCTTTTCCCACTGCAATCCTGGAACTCCATTATTATATTGTGGgactaatataataaaattcacaaaGGAAGGAAGGGATTCAATGAACTCAGACACGCttacattaaaatataaaatcatgaGAATGTCCAACAAAAACGCTAACAGTtaaagtgactgcacataaaatttttattataaaaacctAGTAAATTTCTTAAGAGGATAATTAATATGATCAACATCCCATGTGTGAGAGAGGATTATCTTCAGAACACTGTCAGATAAAGTGAACCCAAGAAAGACAAGAAGTTATGATGAGTCTGTTCCAGATGCCAGTAATCCTTTCTCATGGAGTGCATGATACTCTAGTCAAGACATGTTACTGGATTAGACATATGATATCAATGTAatataacaaaacaaaagaaaacatataATCATGCCCTTGAAATGATATCGCCCCAAGAATATAGCATATGCTAACAGAGGTATAGGTGGAAACCGGAGAATGAAGAACATCATATGAAGTCCAAGGAGAACAATGAAAGCATAAACTGAATAAAAAGGAGTCTTCCAATGATGAAGACATATCTCATTGGAGTCTTTGTGGAAGAGGATTTTTCAAGCTATTTGGTCATGAATGAAGACATATCTCAttggaaataataaaaatgcaaCGAAATATCTCATCATGAGAGGGGGCAGAGGCCTCTTGTGTGGCCACCTCACTTTGGGTTGGCTGCTATCCACCTATAATCAAGGTGGATTTCCTGCAAAGGGCATTCACCTCCTTTAGCAATGCCGACTGGTCACCATGTGAGGGGGTAGAGGCCACCCTACTATCAGTTTGGGGTGGAGATATGCAGAAAGCACTCCTGCCCCTTTACATTTTTTGACTTTTTagtttctatttaatttttaaaaactttttatcttatattttaattttgagtaATTCTATACACCACACTACCATCTCACTTGTATCCTACTATATATGATATGGTgtatttatcaccatttgatgataaagaagcatgcaataaatgatcatttaatggtGGTAAATGTGCCACATCTTACTTAGTGGGATACAAGTTGGATGATAgtataatgtatataattttcctttaatttttaatcttcTTATTCTTTGATGTGAGAATATTACACGTAGAGTTGATGTGGGATGATTGAGAACACTGTCGCAATTATTGCTTGATGAAATTTAGATGGAAGAACTGTTTGAATCAAATTGCAAATCCCAGGTACCCAAAAGCGACATTCTTAAAACTGAGtgatcttttttaaaatagtataaaacCTTTTTTCTAGGTGAAAAAAGGTTTTGCACTTTTAAAGAAAGATTAGTGTAAAATAAAAGTGCAAACCTAGGACCAAAAGTTAAGTTAACCcattataagtccaaaaagaTTCAATTTATTCAATGTTAATGACTGCAGTAACTAACCAAAAAGAAGGTTAATGACAGCAGTTTACCTGCAATAGCATCACAGATCAGCCCCAGCTATTAAGACTCCCCAACTTCTCTGTCTTCAGCTGTTGATCTATCCCATTACAgaagctttagattttacatttCGAGGATGGCTAGCCTTGCGAAGTTGAGGGTTTTCAATAGAATACACAAGAAGGTTTCCATCTTTTGTCCCAGCTAAGAAGCATTCTTCTGGGGTAACTGTTAAAGATGTTATTATCTTTCCAACTCCATTATACCGTTTGATAATCTCAAGTGAGTTCATAGAGCGTACAACTATCTGCCCTTGGTCACCTGCACAAACCAAGAACTCACCGCAACCACTCAGTTCTACACAATTGAGGCGTCCATTGGAATCAGATGCGGCCAGATGTTTTCCATTAATAGAATAAAGGTGCAAACTGAGATCATCATCAGCATAAAACACAATTCGCCCATGCTGAGAGGCAACAAGCTTTGACAAGGCACTGCCAGAAGGATGGCGTAGGGATCTTACATATCTTCCCTCCCCAAGGGTATGGAAAACACAAGTTCCATCTTTTGACCCACTGATAACTATATCAAGCTCCACACTAACATATAAGCATGTAATTATATCATCGTGCCCACAAAGAATATGGAAGGGAGTTTCAACAATAACATAGTCTTTACGAGGTAGCTCTGTATGTGAGTTACGCATTCTCTTTTCTGGGGTTCTACCACGGAAAACTTCCCACACCATGACTGTAGTGTCATAACTTCCAGTTGCAAGGATGCTCCCATCAGATGTCACTGCAGAATTATAATTCACCTTCAGTGGTTTCTATAGTAAACAAAGAGCTAAGGTAACAAAACACTAcgcagaaggaaaaaaaaaatacacataatGTATTTTGGATGGAAACAAGATCACGCATTGCAATGCAGGAGTGCATCACTCATATGAAGCATACAtatgatagttttttttttttttattaggggAAGAGGTTGCtaacatgcaccca
This genomic window from Carya illinoinensis cultivar Pawnee chromosome 7, C.illinoinensisPawnee_v1, whole genome shotgun sequence contains:
- the LOC122314891 gene encoding UDP-glycosyltransferase 91C1, whose protein sequence is MENGKVLHVAVFPWLAVGHLVPFMRLSKYLAQKGHRVSFISTCRNISRLPKIPPNLSSLINLVSLPLPKVDGLPDRAESSADVPHNKQQLLKRAFDLLDSPLANFLEASRPDWIIYDYPSHWLPRLAAQFGVSRAYFSLFTAACLSFIGPSEVLIDTDPRSTAEDFSVVPKWIPFPSNVVYRVHEISKNVDGSSGNESGTSDVIRFGIAAAESDVVAIRTSAELEPEWLNLLAELYRKPLLPIGFLPPVMEDEEEEENDARWVYIEEWLDKQRVNSVVYVALGTEATLSPQELNELGLGLEESGLPFFWVLRNALAQNELPAGFEERVRDRGIVHVGWVPQVKILSHESVGGFLTHCGWNSVVEGLGFGRVLVLLPVLNDQGLNARLLQGKKLGVEINRDERDGSFTRESVAESVRLAMVYEAGEYLRDRAKEVKGLFGDKDKNDHLVAGFIRFLEENRL